Proteins from one Bacteroides mediterraneensis genomic window:
- the gcvP gene encoding aminomethyl-transferring glycine dehydrogenase: MKTTTFANRHIGIGEKELPLMLEKIGVKSLDELIDKTIPANIRLKEPLKLAPAMTEREFATHIGHLAAQNKLYKTYIGCGWYDTVTPAVIQRNVFENPVWYTSYTPYQAEISQGRLEALLNFQTVISDLTAMPLANCSLLDEATAAAEAATMMHGLRSRAQQKAQANVLFVDEEIFPQDLAVIRTRALPQGITVKVGSYKKLAFTPDMFGCIVQYPNNSGSIEDYRAFTEQAHAAGCKVAVAADILSLAILVPPGEWGADIVFGSAQRLGTPMFYGGPSAAYFATRDEYKRNMPGRIIGLSKDKYGRLCYRMALQTREQHIKREKATSNICTAQALLATMSGFYAVYHGPEGIREIAEQVHAVAVWLAEQLVCLGYKLRHDTFFDTLRIQLPDHVTLQEVRTIALGKEINLRYFGNGDVGISVDETTTTSDAKRLVNLFAVAAEEPMHEAKPIPATASLPEVFQRKSAYLTHEVFHKYHTETEMMRYIKRLERKDISLAHSMISLGSCTMKLNAAAEMLPLSNATWMNMHPLVPEDQAAGYQTLIQNLCEQLKTITGFAGVSLQPNSGAAGEYTGLRVIRSYLESIGQGHRHLVLIPASAHGTNPASAVQAGYEPLTCACDEYGNVDLNDLREKAEAHKDELAALMITYPSTHGIFEEEIKEICRIIHACGAQVYMDGANMNGQVGLTNPGTIGADLCHLNLHKTFASPHGGGGPGVGPICVSEHLVPFLPGHVSLGNPTNEVSAAPYGSAGILPITYGYICMMGAEGLKKATQVAILNANYLAACLKDAYGVVYRGKNGFVGHEMILECRKLHEESGISENDISKRLMDYGYHAPTLSFPVHGTLMIEPTESESKAELDNFIEVMVHIREEIAEIESGKADKEDNVLVNSPHPEYEIVGDNWTHPYSREKAAYPIQSVRDNKFWINVARIDNTLGDRKLLPTRYGSFE; encoded by the coding sequence ATGAAAACAACGACATTCGCAAACCGACACATCGGCATCGGGGAAAAAGAACTTCCCCTGATGCTGGAAAAAATTGGGGTCAAAAGCCTGGATGAACTGATTGACAAGACCATTCCGGCCAATATCCGGTTGAAGGAACCGCTGAAACTGGCTCCTGCCATGACGGAACGTGAATTTGCCACGCACATCGGCCATCTGGCCGCCCAGAACAAATTATATAAGACGTACATCGGATGCGGGTGGTATGACACCGTGACTCCGGCGGTCATCCAGCGCAACGTGTTCGAGAATCCGGTGTGGTACACCTCCTACACGCCCTATCAGGCGGAAATCTCCCAGGGACGTCTGGAGGCCCTGCTGAATTTCCAGACGGTAATCAGTGACCTGACGGCCATGCCGCTGGCCAACTGTTCCTTGCTGGATGAGGCGACCGCGGCGGCGGAAGCGGCTACGATGATGCACGGACTCAGAAGCCGTGCCCAGCAGAAGGCCCAGGCCAACGTGCTGTTCGTCGACGAGGAAATCTTCCCGCAAGACCTGGCGGTAATCCGTACCCGTGCCCTTCCGCAGGGCATCACGGTCAAGGTGGGCAGTTATAAAAAACTGGCCTTCACACCCGATATGTTCGGCTGCATCGTGCAGTATCCGAACAACAGCGGCAGCATTGAAGACTACCGGGCCTTTACGGAACAGGCGCATGCCGCCGGATGCAAGGTGGCCGTGGCTGCCGATATCCTCTCGCTGGCCATCCTGGTGCCGCCCGGAGAATGGGGAGCCGACATCGTGTTCGGAAGCGCCCAGCGTTTGGGTACGCCGATGTTCTACGGAGGTCCTTCGGCAGCGTACTTCGCCACACGGGATGAGTACAAGCGTAACATGCCGGGACGCATCATCGGCTTGTCGAAGGACAAGTACGGCCGTCTGTGCTACCGTATGGCCTTGCAGACCCGCGAACAGCACATCAAACGGGAAAAAGCCACTTCCAACATTTGTACGGCACAGGCTTTGCTGGCCACGATGTCGGGATTCTACGCCGTGTACCACGGACCGGAAGGTATCCGGGAGATTGCGGAGCAGGTGCACGCCGTGGCGGTCTGGCTGGCCGAACAGCTGGTATGTCTGGGCTACAAGCTGCGTCACGACACGTTCTTCGATACCCTGAGAATCCAGTTGCCCGACCATGTGACGCTGCAGGAAGTACGTACCATCGCTTTGGGAAAAGAAATCAACCTGCGCTATTTCGGCAATGGAGACGTAGGTATCAGTGTAGACGAGACGACGACCACGTCCGATGCCAAACGGCTTGTCAACCTCTTTGCCGTGGCGGCCGAAGAACCGATGCATGAAGCCAAACCGATTCCGGCAACGGCTTCCCTGCCGGAAGTCTTCCAGCGCAAGAGTGCGTACCTCACCCATGAGGTGTTCCATAAATACCATACGGAAACGGAGATGATGCGCTACATCAAGCGTCTGGAACGTAAGGATATTTCGTTGGCACATTCCATGATTTCACTAGGCTCCTGCACCATGAAGCTGAATGCGGCGGCCGAAATGTTGCCGCTGAGCAATGCGACTTGGATGAACATGCATCCGCTGGTGCCGGAAGACCAGGCAGCAGGCTATCAGACGTTGATTCAGAACCTGTGCGAACAGCTGAAAACCATCACGGGTTTTGCGGGAGTGTCTCTCCAGCCGAATTCCGGAGCTGCGGGTGAATATACGGGATTGCGTGTCATCCGGAGCTATCTGGAAAGCATCGGACAGGGACACCGTCATCTGGTCTTGATTCCGGCATCGGCCCATGGCACCAATCCGGCTTCTGCCGTACAGGCGGGTTATGAGCCGCTGACTTGCGCCTGCGACGAGTACGGAAACGTCGACCTGAACGACTTGCGGGAGAAGGCGGAAGCACACAAGGACGAACTGGCTGCGCTGATGATTACGTATCCGTCTACCCACGGTATTTTTGAAGAGGAAATCAAGGAGATATGCCGGATTATCCATGCGTGCGGCGCACAGGTGTACATGGATGGCGCGAACATGAACGGACAGGTGGGCCTGACGAATCCGGGTACCATCGGGGCCGATTTGTGTCACCTGAACCTGCACAAGACCTTTGCCAGCCCGCACGGAGGTGGCGGTCCGGGTGTGGGGCCGATTTGTGTGTCCGAACACTTGGTGCCTTTCCTTCCGGGACATGTCAGTCTGGGCAATCCGACGAATGAAGTGTCGGCGGCACCTTACGGAAGTGCGGGTATCCTGCCTATCACTTATGGGTACATCTGCATGATGGGTGCCGAGGGACTGAAGAAAGCCACGCAGGTGGCCATTCTCAACGCGAACTACCTGGCTGCCTGCCTGAAGGATGCGTATGGAGTGGTGTACCGCGGCAAGAATGGTTTCGTGGGACACGAAATGATTCTGGAGTGCCGGAAGCTGCACGAGGAAAGCGGTATCTCGGAAAATGATATCTCCAAGCGTCTGATGGACTACGGTTACCATGCGCCTACCCTCTCCTTCCCGGTACACGGCACGCTGATGATTGAGCCGACCGAAAGTGAAAGCAAGGCTGAACTGGATAATTTCATCGAGGTCATGGTACATATCCGGGAAGAGATTGCCGAGATTGAAAGCGGAAAGGCCGACAAGGAAGACAACGTACTGGTGAACTCGCCGCATCCGGAGTACGAGATTGTGGGCGACAACTGGACGCATCCTTACAGCCGGGAAAAGGCGGCCTACCCGATTCAGAGTGTGCGCGACAACAAGTTCTGGATTAATGTGGCCCGCATCGACAACACGTTGGGCGACCGGAAGCTGCTGCCTACGCGCTACGGGAGTTTTGAGTAA
- a CDS encoding MBL fold metallo-hydrolase — MKIKSFEFNMFPVNCYVVWDEETLQAAVIDAGCYYKEEQQALKKFIADNGLTVCHLLNTHLHLDHVFGNAFMLREFGLRTEASEQDAFLLPRIGEYCRMFGFPLNEEAPAMGNALHDGDVVPVGNQELKVIAVPGHSPGGLVFYCEAQHCMFSGDVLFRGSIGRADLEGGNFEQLRDSVMSRLLVLPDETVVYPGHGNSTTIGYEKMNNPFFR, encoded by the coding sequence CTGAAAATAAAATCATTTGAATTCAATATGTTTCCGGTCAACTGCTACGTGGTGTGGGACGAGGAGACATTGCAGGCAGCCGTCATTGATGCCGGATGCTACTACAAGGAAGAACAGCAGGCGTTGAAGAAGTTTATTGCAGACAACGGGCTGACGGTGTGCCATCTGCTGAACACGCACCTGCACCTGGACCATGTGTTCGGCAATGCGTTCATGCTCCGGGAGTTTGGGCTGCGTACGGAAGCCAGCGAGCAGGATGCGTTTCTCCTGCCGCGCATCGGAGAGTATTGCCGGATGTTCGGCTTCCCGTTGAACGAGGAAGCGCCTGCCATGGGCAACGCTCTCCACGACGGGGATGTCGTGCCGGTGGGCAACCAGGAGCTGAAGGTGATTGCCGTGCCGGGTCATTCGCCGGGCGGGCTGGTGTTCTATTGCGAGGCGCAGCACTGCATGTTCAGCGGTGATGTCTTGTTCCGGGGCAGTATCGGACGGGCCGACCTGGAAGGGGGCAACTTCGAACAGCTGCGCGACAGTGTCATGTCGCGGTTGCTGGTGCTTCCCGATGAAACAGTGGTCTATCCGGGACATGGAAACTCCACGACCATCGGCTATGAGAAGATGAACAATCCTTTCTTCCGTTGA
- the rsmG gene encoding 16S rRNA (guanine(527)-N(7))-methyltransferase RsmG, translating into MDIILKYFPDLTETQKQQFAALYDLYTDWNSKINVISRKDITNLYEHHVLHSLGIAKIIHFRPGTEVMDLGTGGGFPGIPLAILFPDTHFHLVDSIGKKVKVATEIAQAIGLKNVTTRHCRAEEEKQQFDFVVSRAVMPLTDLLKIIRKNIRKEQHNVLPNGLICLKGGELDREVMPVKHQTLIYDLKDYFEEEFFETKKVVYVTING; encoded by the coding sequence ATGGATATCATTTTGAAATATTTTCCCGACCTGACCGAGACGCAGAAACAGCAGTTTGCGGCGTTGTATGACTTGTATACTGACTGGAACAGCAAAATCAACGTGATTTCACGCAAGGACATCACCAATCTGTATGAGCATCATGTGCTGCATTCGCTGGGCATCGCAAAAATCATTCATTTCCGTCCAGGGACCGAGGTCATGGACCTGGGCACGGGAGGAGGTTTTCCCGGCATTCCGCTGGCTATCCTGTTTCCCGACACGCATTTCCATCTGGTGGACAGCATCGGCAAGAAGGTGAAGGTGGCCACGGAAATCGCGCAGGCCATCGGACTGAAGAACGTGACAACCCGCCACTGCCGTGCCGAAGAGGAGAAACAGCAGTTCGACTTTGTGGTGAGCCGGGCGGTGATGCCGCTCACCGACCTGCTGAAGATTATCCGGAAGAATATCCGGAAGGAACAGCACAATGTCCTCCCCAACGGACTGATTTGCCTGAAGGGCGGAGAATTGGACAGAGAGGTCATGCCGGTGAAGCACCAGACGCTCATTTATGACTTGAAGGACTATTTTGAGGAAGAATTTTTCGAGACCAAGAAAGTGGTATATGTAACCATTAACGGATAA
- a CDS encoding DUF3298 and DUF4163 domain-containing protein, with the protein MMKEIQGGIFSFILCGALSTVMLPGCTGKHSAGKDGVSVDSVLADTTVYLDASNPKAPQCQIKINFKYLRSSEANDSLTEVINKVLEEAFSSAHAGAASPQAFVSAIKESLASDYLKDVQKNYETDVKNGMKEDEIPGWYNYEYEINSELTEGKDSIWNYSVATFQYTGGAHPSSWGYWVNVDTRSGRKLSKEDVFRKGTDEEICKRIFVRLLEEANRKLETDTLTCLEGLNQMGILLDTDLYVPDNFRLGKDGVTFLYNQYDIAPRPMGQFELTVPYEEINTYLIKK; encoded by the coding sequence ATGATGAAAGAAATACAAGGAGGAATCTTTTCCTTCATTTTATGTGGAGCGCTTTCCACGGTGATGCTGCCGGGATGTACCGGAAAACATTCCGCCGGAAAGGACGGAGTTTCAGTCGATTCTGTGCTGGCGGATACGACCGTGTATCTGGATGCGTCCAACCCCAAGGCTCCCCAATGTCAGATTAAAATCAATTTCAAATATTTACGCTCGTCCGAAGCGAACGATTCGCTGACGGAAGTCATCAACAAGGTGCTGGAAGAAGCGTTCTCGAGCGCCCATGCCGGAGCTGCTTCTCCGCAGGCCTTCGTGTCTGCCATCAAGGAAAGTCTGGCGAGCGATTACCTGAAAGACGTGCAGAAAAATTATGAAACGGATGTGAAGAACGGCATGAAGGAAGACGAGATTCCCGGCTGGTATAATTATGAATATGAGATAAATTCTGAACTAACGGAGGGAAAAGACAGCATCTGGAATTACTCGGTGGCTACCTTCCAGTATACCGGAGGGGCGCATCCCAGCAGTTGGGGGTATTGGGTCAATGTAGATACCCGCAGCGGACGCAAGCTGAGCAAGGAAGACGTGTTCCGCAAAGGGACGGACGAAGAAATATGCAAGCGGATATTCGTCAGACTGCTGGAGGAGGCGAACAGAAAGCTGGAGACCGATACGCTGACCTGTCTGGAAGGCTTGAACCAGATGGGCATCCTGCTGGACACGGATTTGTACGTGCCCGATAATTTCCGGCTCGGAAAAGACGGGGTGACTTTCCTCTACAACCAGTATGACATCGCTCCTCGCCCGATGGGACAGTTCGAACTGACGGTGCCCTATGAAGAAATAAACACTTACTTAATCAAGAAATAA
- the lipB gene encoding lipoyl(octanoyl) transferase LipB gives MITIENWGLISYAEAWQRQTALFDQLIEAKLHGKPYTNRIIFCQHPHVYTLGKHGKAANMLLNPMQLQTIHAELFQVDRGGDITYHGPGQWVCYPILNLEDFHLGLKEYLHLLEEAVIRLCGQYGIEAGRVNGATGVWLATGTPEERKICAMGVRSSHFVTMHGLALNVNTDLRYFSYIHPCGFIDKGVTSLQAELKREVPMDEVKDRLEKLILELFTETA, from the coding sequence ATGATTACAATAGAAAACTGGGGACTTATTTCCTATGCAGAAGCCTGGCAGCGACAAACTGCTCTTTTCGACCAGCTGATTGAGGCGAAGCTCCACGGAAAGCCCTATACCAACCGGATTATCTTCTGCCAGCATCCGCATGTGTACACGCTGGGCAAACACGGCAAGGCTGCCAACATGCTGCTGAACCCCATGCAGTTACAGACCATTCATGCCGAACTGTTCCAGGTGGACCGGGGAGGGGACATCACCTACCACGGACCGGGGCAATGGGTGTGCTATCCGATTCTGAACCTGGAAGACTTCCACCTGGGACTGAAGGAATACCTGCACCTGCTGGAAGAAGCCGTCATCCGCCTGTGCGGACAGTACGGCATTGAGGCCGGAAGAGTGAACGGGGCCACGGGCGTGTGGCTGGCCACCGGTACGCCCGAAGAGCGTAAAATCTGTGCCATGGGCGTGAGAAGCAGCCATTTCGTGACGATGCACGGACTGGCCCTCAATGTGAATACAGATTTAAGGTATTTCAGCTACATCCATCCCTGCGGATTCATCGACAAAGGAGTCACTTCGCTACAGGCGGAACTGAAGCGGGAAGTCCCGATGGACGAAGTGAAAGACAGGCTGGAGAAGCTGATACTGGAATTATTTACAGAAACGGCCTGA
- a CDS encoding SGNH/GDSL hydrolase family protein: MRKTYAMLLLFMMICSTGFSQYRKSVSILGDSYSTFEHYLQPDTNTVWYFHKPLKKNDVTSVSQTWWYKFIQESGYRLCVNNSFSGATICHTGYRKADYSDRSFVTRMDNLGCPDIILIFGGTNDSWAGAPIGEYKYAEWTKQDLYSFRPAMAYMLEHIRYRYPNVEVYFLLNCDLKAEINESVKTICAHYQVPCIELKGIDKQSSHPSVKGMQQINEQLKAYFAGRQ, from the coding sequence ATGAGAAAAACGTATGCTATGCTGCTTCTCTTTATGATGATTTGCAGCACCGGATTTTCGCAGTACCGGAAATCCGTTTCCATTCTGGGAGATTCTTATTCCACGTTCGAGCATTATCTTCAGCCGGACACGAATACCGTGTGGTATTTCCACAAGCCGCTGAAGAAGAATGATGTGACCTCCGTCAGCCAGACGTGGTGGTACAAGTTCATTCAGGAAAGCGGATACCGCCTGTGTGTGAACAACTCTTTTTCGGGGGCTACCATCTGCCACACCGGCTACCGCAAGGCGGACTATTCCGACCGTTCGTTCGTGACGCGGATGGACAACCTGGGCTGCCCGGACATCATCCTGATATTCGGCGGGACGAACGACAGCTGGGCCGGAGCGCCCATCGGCGAATACAAGTATGCGGAGTGGACCAAGCAGGACTTGTACAGCTTCCGTCCGGCCATGGCTTATATGCTGGAGCACATCCGCTACCGCTATCCCAATGTGGAGGTGTATTTCCTGCTGAACTGCGACCTGAAGGCGGAAATCAATGAGTCCGTAAAGACTATCTGCGCACATTATCAGGTGCCCTGCATTGAGCTGAAAGGCATCGACAAGCAGAGCAGTCATCCTTCGGTAAAGGGCATGCAGCAAATCAACGAACAGTTGAAGGCGTATTTTGCCGGTCGGCAATAA
- a CDS encoding sugar O-acetyltransferase, producing the protein MELNDFLTHVAQRRPLDTPEIQEFLDRMSDEARRVTFELNGSYHTMEEVRALMSRLFGRPVDETFRVFPPFYTDFGKNIHVGKNVFINACCHFQDQGGVTLGDGCLIGHNVVFATLNHDLNPERRSAMTPAPIVLGKRVWVGSNSTILQGVTIGDGAVIAAGAVVTKDVPANTIVGGVPAKFIRSIF; encoded by the coding sequence ATGGAACTAAATGATTTTCTGACGCATGTAGCCCAGCGTCGTCCGCTGGATACCCCTGAAATACAGGAATTTCTGGACCGGATGAGTGATGAAGCCCGCCGGGTAACATTCGAGCTGAACGGCTCATATCACACCATGGAAGAAGTCCGGGCACTGATGTCCCGCCTTTTCGGACGTCCGGTAGACGAGACCTTCCGGGTGTTCCCTCCTTTCTACACGGATTTCGGAAAGAATATCCACGTGGGAAAGAACGTGTTCATCAATGCCTGCTGCCATTTTCAGGACCAGGGCGGAGTGACCCTGGGCGACGGCTGCCTGATAGGGCACAACGTGGTGTTCGCCACGCTGAACCACGACCTGAACCCGGAGCGCCGTTCCGCCATGACGCCGGCTCCCATCGTCCTGGGAAAACGCGTATGGGTAGGCTCGAACAGTACCATCCTGCAGGGAGTCACCATCGGTGACGGTGCCGTGATTGCCGCAGGGGCCGTCGTAACGAAGGATGTGCCGGCCAATACGATAGTAGGAGGGGTGCCGGCCAAGTTTATCCGGAGCATTTTCTGA